A genomic window from Deltaproteobacteria bacterium includes:
- a CDS encoding polysaccharide deacetylase family protein, with protein MPRREERCRWLPAQPAEAPGAGRGGASARRQYSGAVFALTFDDGPGPSTEALLDVLLAFGVPATFFLLGRNVEEAPWCGDPGRARAIAQRARSEGQVLGNHTYSHLRPDRWREFAADVRRGEAVLRLLRSGPIPFRLPYGIQRVAGGFPLGSAGDQMDPRLSVIASMGMTHQHWTSDFDDWTLGPADGPLLAQRMAAHVEQCAGAGMDAVLDLHDSGTGSSFGYERPATVVGVKLLLEEARRRGWETFAVGHP; from the coding sequence ATCCCGCGGCGAGAGGAACGTTGCCGGTGGCTGCCAGCGCAGCCGGCGGAGGCACCGGGAGCTGGACGAGGCGGAGCTTCGGCACGGCGGCAGTATAGTGGAGCCGTGTTCGCGCTGACGTTCGACGACGGTCCCGGGCCGTCCACCGAAGCGTTGCTCGACGTGCTCCTCGCCTTCGGCGTCCCAGCCACGTTCTTCCTGCTCGGCCGCAACGTCGAGGAAGCGCCGTGGTGTGGCGATCCGGGGCGAGCACGGGCGATCGCGCAGCGCGCCCGGAGCGAAGGACAGGTGCTGGGAAACCACACCTATTCGCATCTGCGGCCGGATCGATGGCGCGAGTTCGCGGCGGACGTCCGCCGCGGCGAGGCCGTGCTGCGCCTGCTGCGCTCCGGCCCCATTCCGTTCCGGCTGCCCTACGGAATTCAGCGCGTCGCGGGCGGCTTTCCGCTGGGAAGCGCCGGCGACCAGATGGACCCCCGGCTCTCGGTGATCGCCTCGATGGGGATGACGCACCAGCACTGGACGAGCGACTTCGACGACTGGACGCTGGGCCCAGCCGACGGACCGTTGCTCGCCCAGCGGATGGCGGCGCACGTCGAGCAGTGCGCCGGCGCCGGCATGGATGCGGTTCTCGACCTGCACGACTCCGGCACCGGATCGAGCTTCGGCTACGAACGGCCCGCGACGGTCGTCGGCGTGAAGCTGCTGCTGGAGGAAGCGCGGCGGCGAGGCTGGGAAACCTTCGCGGTGGGTCACCCGTAG
- a CDS encoding radical SAM protein, giving the protein MPKLRLVQLPVPPPAALAATGNVPLAAGCLGVAARVHGLDRRLEIEVLEPAATDVLGDTLLADRIAREEPEFVGFSLYLWNSERSLHLAREVKRRSPRTKILIGGPEVGPDNAFILQQPGADIAVTGEAEDTFARVMSALLDGNNPAGLPGVAVRGPLGFTAFAPQAAASFPLADYPSPYLAHLVPVEPHRSTYVETVRGCRSHCTFCFYPRSSSVLRVLDVDASAALIGALRDRGAREVVFLDPTFNHRPGFEPLLDALARENPSRALTFFAEVRAEGLTAQQARKLKQAGFDRLEIGLQSVNRETLKRVRRGGSPSSVAEAARMLHAEGIELLVDLIVGLPGDTPEDVLRGIDFLEEHGLASEAQVFPLSLLPGTAMRASAVDDGVVFDSAPPYRVHRTATFSEDELVETVLAAEERLGRRLDEWPRPHLVDPGIDGFAAQAEGAQHVALWFDASDLFARRSDILRAIDARLRLDPYATLDIVLRPLAPFPLDLVDAIRRRLDDAPASYASRALEHRGENLQRRIVVVVREPHYPQDWIDALHRRAQVFRDQPVHEALREAERLGSDLPGARVTGPVSDAALAELARRADGDFVAFADPSLELAWTQRVLGFGDAR; this is encoded by the coding sequence GTGCCGAAGCTCCGCCTCGTCCAGCTCCCGGTGCCTCCGCCGGCTGCGCTGGCAGCCACCGGCAACGTTCCTCTCGCCGCGGGATGCCTCGGCGTCGCCGCCCGTGTCCACGGGCTGGACAGGCGTCTCGAGATCGAGGTCCTCGAGCCGGCGGCGACCGACGTGCTCGGAGATACGCTCCTTGCCGACCGGATCGCGCGCGAAGAGCCGGAGTTCGTCGGGTTCTCGCTCTACCTGTGGAACAGCGAGCGCAGCCTGCATCTCGCCCGCGAGGTGAAACGACGGTCGCCGCGGACGAAGATTCTCATCGGTGGTCCGGAGGTCGGTCCCGACAACGCCTTCATCCTCCAGCAGCCCGGCGCGGACATCGCGGTCACCGGCGAGGCGGAGGATACCTTCGCGCGCGTCATGTCGGCGTTGCTGGACGGCAACAACCCTGCCGGACTTCCCGGCGTCGCCGTCCGGGGACCGCTGGGATTCACCGCGTTCGCGCCGCAAGCGGCGGCGAGCTTCCCGCTGGCCGACTACCCGTCGCCCTACCTCGCGCATCTGGTGCCGGTGGAACCGCATCGCTCGACGTACGTAGAGACCGTGCGGGGTTGCCGGTCGCATTGCACGTTCTGCTTCTATCCCCGCTCCTCGAGCGTGCTCCGCGTGCTGGATGTCGACGCGAGCGCCGCGCTGATCGGCGCGCTGCGCGACCGCGGGGCCCGCGAGGTGGTCTTCCTCGATCCGACCTTCAACCACCGTCCCGGCTTCGAGCCCCTCCTCGACGCGCTGGCTCGCGAGAACCCGTCGCGCGCGCTGACGTTCTTTGCCGAAGTCCGGGCGGAGGGGCTCACGGCGCAGCAGGCGAGAAAGCTCAAGCAGGCGGGATTCGATCGGCTGGAGATCGGGCTGCAGTCCGTCAACCGCGAAACGCTCAAGCGCGTGCGCCGCGGCGGATCGCCTTCGAGCGTCGCCGAGGCAGCGAGGATGCTGCACGCCGAGGGAATCGAGCTGCTCGTCGATCTGATCGTCGGGCTTCCCGGCGACACGCCCGAGGACGTGCTGCGCGGAATCGACTTTCTCGAGGAGCATGGCCTCGCCAGCGAGGCGCAGGTGTTTCCGCTGTCGCTGCTTCCCGGCACCGCGATGCGCGCCAGCGCCGTCGACGACGGGGTCGTCTTCGACTCCGCGCCGCCCTACCGCGTCCACCGGACGGCAACGTTCAGCGAGGACGAGCTGGTCGAGACGGTTCTCGCAGCCGAAGAGCGCCTGGGGCGCCGCCTGGACGAATGGCCCCGGCCGCATCTGGTGGATCCGGGCATCGACGGATTCGCGGCCCAGGCGGAGGGCGCGCAGCACGTGGCCCTCTGGTTCGACGCAAGCGATCTGTTCGCGCGCCGCAGCGACATCCTCCGCGCCATCGATGCGCGGCTGCGGCTCGATCCCTACGCGACGCTGGACATCGTCCTCCGGCCCCTGGCGCCGTTCCCGCTCGATCTCGTCGACGCGATCCGCCGGCGCCTGGACGACGCGCCCGCGAGCTACGCATCGCGGGCGCTGGAGCATCGCGGAGAAAACCTGCAGCGCCGCATCGTGGTCGTCGTGCGCGAGCCACATTACCCGCAGGACTGGATCGATGCCCTTCACCGGCGCGCGCAGGTCTTCCGCGACCAACCCGTGCACGAGGCGCTGCGCGAGGCGGAGAGGCTCGGATCCGATCTGCCTGGCGCGCGAGTGACCGGACCGGTGTCCGACGCTGCGCTCGCGGAGCTCGCGCGGCGCGCGGACGGGGACTTCGTCGCCTTTGCCGATCCGTCGCTCGAGCTTGCATGGACGCAGCGCGTGCTCGGATTCGGCGACGCGCGCTAG